A window of the Dyadobacter pollutisoli genome harbors these coding sequences:
- a CDS encoding NAD(P)/FAD-dependent oxidoreductase — protein sequence MATIDYDYLIVGQGLAGTSLAWHLKELGKKILIVGDSSLPSSSKVAAGIFNPLTGKKLVKTWLADDLFPYANAFYTNIGGELDCEVLHSASIYRPFRSIEEQNTYLAQTADPGISPYISQATNGADLTDYIHAEFGGLEVIRSGWVDLPLLLTKARDYFIRNGQYTEAHFDLEDLHIENDSVTWKNITFGKVVFCQGFMALQNDFFNWLPFAPVKGQILEIATESAVKPYIVNQGIFILPVSEHTCRVGATYSWDPLDWEPTQQATEELESKLKALIRIPYSICSATAGIRPSVKDRRPLIGVHPEHSNVILFNGLGTKGVTLAPFFANQLVQHLENGKELNPLVNIKRYFSLYFR from the coding sequence ATGGCTACGATAGATTACGATTACCTCATTGTAGGTCAAGGTCTTGCGGGTACCTCGCTGGCCTGGCATTTAAAGGAACTTGGGAAAAAAATATTGATTGTAGGGGATTCATCCCTGCCGTCGTCCTCCAAAGTAGCAGCCGGAATATTTAACCCATTGACTGGAAAAAAACTGGTCAAAACCTGGCTGGCGGACGATCTTTTCCCTTATGCCAATGCATTTTACACGAATATAGGAGGGGAACTGGATTGTGAAGTGCTTCATTCCGCCTCCATTTATCGTCCATTCAGATCTATCGAAGAGCAGAATACGTATCTGGCTCAGACGGCTGACCCCGGGATCTCACCCTACATTTCACAGGCAACGAATGGTGCTGACCTCACTGACTACATTCATGCTGAGTTCGGCGGGCTGGAAGTGATCCGGTCGGGGTGGGTGGATTTGCCATTGTTACTGACTAAGGCGAGGGACTATTTTATCAGGAATGGTCAGTATACGGAAGCGCACTTCGATTTGGAAGATCTGCACATTGAAAATGATTCGGTAACCTGGAAAAATATAACCTTCGGAAAAGTCGTTTTTTGTCAGGGTTTTATGGCTTTGCAGAATGACTTTTTCAACTGGCTTCCATTTGCTCCGGTCAAAGGACAGATTCTTGAAATTGCCACAGAAAGCGCTGTAAAGCCGTATATTGTTAATCAGGGGATTTTTATTCTTCCCGTTTCGGAGCATACGTGCAGGGTAGGGGCCACCTATTCGTGGGACCCGCTGGACTGGGAGCCTACGCAGCAGGCGACCGAAGAGTTGGAAAGCAAGTTGAAAGCATTGATCAGGATACCATATAGCATTTGTTCGGCTACGGCCGGTATCAGGCCGTCTGTGAAGGATCGACGACCGCTCATTGGGGTGCATCCCGAACATAGTAATGTTATTCTTTTCAATGGGTTAGGGACGAAAGGTGTAACGTTGGCACCATTTTTTGCGAATCAGCTTGTTCAGCATCTTGAAAACGGCAAAGAATTGAATCCGTTAGTTAATATTAAAAGGTATTTTTCGTTATATTTCCGTTGA